Part of the Zingiber officinale cultivar Zhangliang chromosome 8A, Zo_v1.1, whole genome shotgun sequence genome, CAACTCAACTCAACTCAACTGTAAGTCGAATTTAAATTCTGTATAATTGTATAAATTACTATTTGGTGTGgtaaatattatataaaatctcattattatcatatttatattataataattattattattgtctACGTAACTGAGATTGTGGTTCACTGCTAATTGTTGTTTTGTTTAAATTATTGAACTCGtcttttttattgttattataaaactaaataaaattgttGTTTTATTGTGTTTTGACTAGTTTATAGGTGTAAATTGATGGTGTTTACAGTGTTGATAGGTGTAAATTGATGGTGTTTACagtatgaaattttatttttcatttagatTATTGGTGTTGTTCATATGTTCGAATTTGGCATTTGATAATTTATAAAATGATCTCGTACTTATTTGTGGAAATAATTTTATCTTAATATATGTTGATAATGAATTATTGAAGAGCTTGTATCAGATGAGTACATGTGCATAATGATATTGAATTTTATATATTAAAGAATGTTCAATTGatgttgattttgaaaaaaaaaaaaactatctaaTTGGTATATCACATTGATATGGCTAAGGCCATGGATAGATTTGGGAGAATTAGACGTGCACATCGGTTATGCTTTCATGTTATTCAAAGTTATCTTAGTCCATCAGTTACTTTTGTATCTAAACCGATTGGTTCTtgttaaatgttttaaaaaaatgatatatgaATTTTGAGTGTTGAGATTCAACAGTTGAACCCGGTTAGTCATCTTGATGATTAGTCGATAATTCTAATCAGTAGAGCTCGGTATGGCGATGTGGACCTTGTCCCATTATATTTATTTTTCCGACATCCCCTTTTGGTTATCGAAGTACCCCTTCGGATAAGAGACATACCCTTCTTGGTATCGTTGTTACCGACTTAATTTTGCCTGTCGTTGAGTTATCCCTTCGGATATCGACACAATCCTTTGGATAAATTTATCCTAAAGATAAGAGTATTAAGGTCGAGGTGAAGGCTAGACCTTCTTTCCTTAAGATGATATTATCTCGCCCATGTACTTGCGGTTTATTAGCAATAGTCTTCCAAAATACAATGACTTATATTTCGAAATAGGAGCACTCCAAATTTCAAGTCATGTTAAACTTTCAAAACCTTGAAGCtcttaagagaggagagagaagaaaAATCTAAGAGTAAAATTCACAACTTGAGAATTAAGTAAGAATTGAATAGAAGGAATGAGATTTGTTTTATAAGGATAAAAGGTTACTTCCAAGAGGTGAAAGAATATGGGATGTGTCTTTTTCCTTAAACATTTTCACTTAAATTTTTTCAttgtgattaattaattaatttgattaactaTTTACTGAATctaatctatcataaatattaattaattaattaatatcacaataattaatcttttaatcaatcaatcaatgaaattaattataatttcataccccTAAATGGTTCTACATACTCGAGTTAGCATTCATTCATGAATCAAACTCGTATGCGAGCCAAACTTTCATTTGATTATATCAGACTAACTCTTCATtagacattaatttctcattcactcgaGAAATTGGTTTATGACAGTCTACTCGCGAAATAGCTGTTTTATTCCTATTAGTTAGTACCAAACCAATTTTCCAACAATGATTGCTTTTGCAACTCAACAAGTGTTAAGTTCATTATATAGACATCTTCGTCCCCTCGGGGCGGTACGATGgttaaggcatggggtgttgGCACATGAGGTCTTGGAGTCGAAACTCggtgtgaccgagcataacctcccccatgtcttggccatttgcactaatggctagtagtcacccgtgatttacctccttcgtgttgacctagggacgagttggcgggggcgctgggggcgagcgaatcgccttttgccatatTATATAGACATCTTCAACTAATATAAACACATCTTCAAAGTCACTATACTCATTAAATATCACTAATGATCTATTTGAATAGTCCATATCATTTGCTATAAATTCATGAGACACCTCTTTCAATTTATGTAGCATTCTAATATCATAATATACTGGTTGAGTCCATGTATATTCAAAAATCTATTCGAGGCCTACAACATCTTCAATACTACAACTTCTTCTTTCAAATTATATCTATAATTCCTACTATTTCTAGTACTCACCATACTCACCACAATCTAACAGTAGTGGAAGATGACATTTTACTATCACTAGTAGTTATGTCTAATGTATTATCATCAAGTCGATTTTGTTTTTGTAAATCAATTTATTCCATTTTATCATAAAATGAATCCTTGCATTGATGCAACCACAAATAACACTCACTTATATTAAATGTATTAATATTTCTATAAGACACTAGCCAACGGAAGGAAATCAATAGATGATCGTATGTTCCTAAATTTGTAGCTACACATTTCAAAATTTAACATTCACAAACAAGAAATTTTAAACTCATAATCAAACAATTTATTGACTGATTTAGGTTATTGTCAATAAAACtttgaagacaaaaaaaaaagacaaacaaTAAAATCCAGATGCATAGCATTAACAACACAAgataatcaatattttattaaacCACATTATTAAGATTCCATATAATGCTAATCTAGTCCTCTCGGGATGAACAGTTGATTAACATATTGTGATATTGTCACCATGAGATCTGAGAGTCAAATCCCAACTAATAGCCGAGTGTCTGTCCTCCCCCATATATTATTCAACCGTCTAATGTTAAtagtcacccatgatttaccgTTTCTATGTTGACCTAGAGACGAGTTGGTGGAGGCGCTGGGCGAGTGAATCATCTTTTTCTACCATATAATGCTAATCTACATCATATTAAATTATTAGTTTATATATTAGTAGAAGAAAATTTACATGTTGTTCACAAGATTAATCAGAGTGTAAAACTTTGTTTAAACTATATAACGAAGATTAATCAGATTTTAACTATCACCACTACTGTGATTGATTTTTttacttaacaaaaaaaaaatattagacaaaTATAACGAAGATATCCTCAACTACATTATTTGTAAAGACAATTTGAGATGTTATCATCGTCTACATGTTAGTTGCCAGAATTTAATCAGTACTTGAAAATTTTGAACCTGACATTACAGTTACTTACACTTGACCATTGTTTAGAGCTAGGCTTTGTCAGTTTCAACATCGTGGCCAGAAGATGTGTAGTTAGGAATAGCTACCTCTTGAAAACTGTTGGAGACATAAATTGCACCATTCACCGGAGAAGAAGCTACACCCGAGCtacttttgttagattttctTTGATCGCCTTTTCCATGTACAATAAGTTGCGATGGCTATGAAACTCCACTGAAGTGATGATTTTTATCTATACTTCGTTCCCTATTTTCTCTGACAAGAAGTTGCATCGTTAGCTCATCTCCGTTTGACTATTTCACGGAGCAGAAGATCACCGTTTGCTAAAAACATAAGCTGCACTGTTCGTCGTTCGTTGCCTTTGATTTGGACGAAGGTCTCTTTCTCCGAGAAGACACGAGCGTGATTCAGAGTCGTCTTTGTTTTAGACACGTATAAGATTGTCGATTTGTGGAAAGAGTAGAATGGAAAATGAATCAAGCCGAGCTGTGCAATTTGGACAATCCCAAAATCCCTAGTATTTGGGTAACACTTTCGCGGTTTAGAAAATCGCcgtacaaaatattttttaaaaaaaaacaaaattgaaaagaaTAAATAATTATGATGTTCCTTTTGTTGCGATGCTTCATTCCTCACGTCTCTCCGCAAGCGTAATCCCTAAACGCACAGCCTAACCGGACACCATCGGCGTCTCCGTCGATTTCCACCGGGAAATCGAATTGCTCCGGCGTATTCCGACGCCATGCTTCGATGAGCTAGGCGAAGGCGTTAGGAAGCTCCAGCGGTTCCGACTTCCCCTCTGTCGAGGCGAGGAGCGGAGATGTCGCTGCGGATAAAGGCGGTGGTGGATAAGTTCGTGAAGGAGCTCAAGGAGGCGTTGGATGCGGACATCCAGGACCGGATCATGAAGGAGAGGGAGATGCAGAGCTACATCGAGGAGCGCGAGCGCGAGGTCGCCGAGAGGGAGGCCGCCTGGAAAGCAGAACTATCCCGGCGAGAGGTAACACACGCGTTTTTCTCCTcccaaaaaaaatgaaactttccttttttcctttttttctctccATCCACCGCGGAGCCAAAAAGGGATCATGAACTCGATCATCTTGGTTTCTGATTATAATTCAGTGTTTTGGATTGGTTATGCTTGTTTTGGGATCGGATTCATTTTTCTGGATAATGCTTGACAAGAATTGCATATGCTGCTAATTCGAAGAACACAAATCCATAGTTTATCCAACACCTAAAACTCCGGATGTTAATCCCATGAAAGAAATTTGATGTTGATATAGCAAGTGACCAGTTGGATCCAAGTAGATTAAATTATGAGACTGTTCTAAACAACTTTTACATTATAAACATATCTTTTTGTTAACATTTTTATAAAACTTCGTATAAATTATAGTTAGCATTGTTTGTGTTCCCAAATTATGATGAAAGTTTTGTCTTGTTTTATATCGATTGGTTTTAATATTAACTCACTACAGAATCTAAGGAGAATTTATGGTTCAAAGAAACCACTTAATACGAGCCCCTTTTTTCTTTGTAGAATTCCTGTTGCACTCTTATGCTTAGATGATTGAAACATCAACACAgttacaaataattttaataaaatttatagttGTTAAACAATGGCACTACTCACTGGACTGTGACTGTATTATCCTTTTATTTTGTGACGTTTGAGTTTAAGATTCAAGCTTATTTTCTATCTGTTTTAGATAGTTTTATGATTTGTTCAATCAAGGAAGATGCCTGTGACCTTGTGAAGCAGTCAGTGTGTTGAAATTCATAGatccaaaaatatattttttttctcttttttttctgtgGGATAGCAATTCACCTTTCTTTCTTGTGTCACGTTTCATGCTTACACCTTGATGAAGCTTCTTCTCCACCGTGAGTGTCCCATCATATTCATGGTGCAGCAAGCAAACAACCAAAACTTGTCTTCAAGCTGGAAACTTTGGCCCATCATCAAAGTAGAtccttttttttttgggtttAGAGGTGTCGAGCTGTTGTTTATGTCCCTCTGCAATTCGAGAAACTAATGTGCCAACTAATTCATGCCATTGACACAGATTTTCTCAGAATGCAATCCTATCAACTATTGTGCTCATGATGTTGGATAGTTTTTTGTCCTCGGAACTTTGTCGTTGAAACTGCCGTAGCCCGATTTCGGAAACTCCATTTTGCAGGCTGAAATTGCCCGCCAAGAGGCAAGGCTAAAGATGGAGAAGGAGAACTTAGAGAAGGAGAAGAGTGTCCTCATGGGCACGGCCTCGAATCAAGACAACCTAGACGGTGCTCTGGAGATCACCGTCAGCGGGGAGAAGTACCGATGTCTTCGGTTCTCGAAAGCAAAGAAATGACATCGAACAAAAAGAAATCACAAGTTCTTCCTACTAAGCTTCAAAGGCTACGCGACAAGtcttgttcttttttgttttgGTGGTGATCACTGATTGTTCTAACCTGGAAAAGAAGAACAAGGACTCTTATTCTTTGTACATGTTCTAAATAGTAATATTATGGTACCAACCATTGTCATCAGTGACAGAGATAAGGTAAGTCATGAGGATGTCGACGATGTAAGGCAAGTCATGGCGGTCCTGCGATCGTCTAGAGTAATAGTTATCGATTAGGAAATGTGCTAAGAAGCTTAGGATCCATGAGGTGATAAAATTAGTGAAAAAATATTAGTATTGGGAAATAATAGGATCTGTCATAAGTTACTGCAACAATACCAAACAGAGCAATATACTTTAAAAATCAAGCAATTTGTGAACACTGAAAGAACCTATAAGTTTTCTTGAATTCTACAAGAATGAAAAACAAAACTACATCTGCACTACATTATGAAGACATAAATACAAAAACATCTAAAGAATCACAAGTAATAGGCAAGCCTCTTGCAGACTTAAAACCATACGAAACACGAGTGAAACAACAAAACTAGCCGGAGGATATCGTAAACCCACATTCGATTACAATGTATCATCAGTTCACATAGCCATCAAAGGTTTCCTTTTGTTAGGTGGCCTTGAGAAAAAGCATAACTGAGTCCAACTCATCTTGGATTTCACCGGTTGCACTCTGATATCTCTTTTCGCGACTAATTCCGCCATGTATTGCACCACAGCCTTTCATGATGAAAGTATTATCGAACAATCTATCAATTGAAGTTTATGTAAACATTGCGATAAATGtgttaaaaaggaaaaaatgCTTACTTGTGCACCTAGCTCAGCTATATGTCTTGGTGGCACCTCGAGGGGGTTCTCTTCCGCGTGAAGCACGCGAAGCTGAGAGAGCAACCCGAATGAATCAGGCAAGACCCTGATCTGGTTGTTGCTTATATCTAACTCCTCGAGCAACTCCAGATTGCCAATGGAACGTGGGAGAGATTGCAAATCGGCAAAGTTATTCCCTACATTTAGCTTGATAAGAGAAGTCGCGAGGCACAAGCTCTCGGGTATTGATTCGAGCTCGTTAAAACTAACATCGAGCTCCTTTAACTTCGATAAAGATGCCATTGTTGTTGGAAGGCCTTTGATATTGTTGTAGCGGACAGAGAGGACCTCCAAAGACTCTAGTCTCCCAATTGCTTCAGGAAGGCATTTCAGGCGATTGTAGTCTGCTCGAAGCTCGACGAGAGCAACACAATGACCAATCATGTGGGGAAGTTCCTCGATATCATTTGTTTCCACATTTAGTTTCTTCAGTCCTGTAAGACAACCAAAAGCATCCGGCAGCGAGGAAAGCTGGTTCGAGCTCAAGTCGAGTTCCTCGAGATGAACTAGTTTACAAAATGTAGATGGCAACGATGTTAATTGATTGCCCCTCATATCGAGGAAAACAAGGCCATAGAGATCTCCAACGGAGTCGGGAACTTGAGCAATCCTATTTGAGTGAAGATCCAATCTCGTTAGAGAAGAAAGGCCGCCAATTGTACCGGGTAAGGCAACAAGGCGATTCTCGGAAACATCAAGTGTAACCAGGTCAGAGAGCTTCCCAATTGAGTCAGGTAGCCAATCTATTTGATCCATCAACTTATTCTGGAGATCAAGTTCGCGAGCATGTTTCCTTGCATAAACTTCGATCAAGCTAGCTAGTTTAATGATGTTCAGCTTCCCGCTTGCTTCCCCTGCAATTGATATCGAGAAACGGAAGTTAAAGACTGTACGACATGCCGTTCTAGAGTCATTATGTACTACTCTATTCGATATTGCAAACTCTTTGTCAAAGGAGAAAAGATATAGAACTATATCACTTACCAGAACCACCTTCTTGCCCGTTGACCAAATTCGAAACCGATCCTCTAGACATCTGTAAATTGTTACCAATTGCATCGACGTGTGATTTCGGCTTCCTCAAGAAACTGTCATCTTTCGAAACACGGTCACTGCTGCCAGTTCCGACCTCTTTCTCGGAGTAGAAGACAGATGAAACACTGGTCGAACAGTTTGTTGGAGCTTTAGAATTGGCCGTGCTAACTGCAACTGAACTCTTAGAGATTGATGTAACAGAAGTGCTAGAGCTAGAGCTTGAAGGAACACAGCTAGATGCTCTCTGGATCAATTCATCGAACAGGACATGGATATTTTCCAGATCAAGCAGTTTAAGAGCTTCCCTCTTCTGCTCTTTGCTCTGATAGCTCACTGCATTCTTCTGCATCTCCTGCAGCACAAAGAAGAGCTCTTCGGGGACTTCGAATCCCTTGTTCTGCCTTTCGATGGCTTCGATCCGGGCCTTCTCTTCCTTTTCGACGTTGCAGACCAGCGCCATTGCGGCCTCAACCACGTCTACTCCTGGCCGCGGTGGAAGAGATCGGTGAAGCTTCATGATCTCTTCCACGACGCTATCAATGGAATGCCAAGAAGAACCCATTTTTTTTCTCAGCGAAAGGGGCGAGGTTAGATAACCAGATCGGGAGGAAAATGTCCAAAGATTAGATAAGCTGAAAAGTGATCGCCCACGGGTTTGCAAATAGAAATCCACATCAGAAAGAGCCTCTTGACCAAAATCTCACGAGCTCGCCCCCTTTTTATGGCAAAAATCTCCGgataagaagagagaaaaaggagACGAACGGATCACCTTCTCCACATAAATTCAGCGAAGATCCGAGCTTTAGATTGGGCATTCATCGCAAGCTGCGAATTCTTCCTTGGTAAAAATCGATCAGCATCGAGTGAAACCCTGGAAAATTCGCTGGCAGATCCAGAACACCACAAACCGCACCAGGATTCACGAGAGCGTACCGGGAATCTCGAGCGGAAACCTCACGAGCGCATCCTCCACACAAATCGAGAGGACCAAGAACCAATCTCGTGCATCAATTGCCCACCAACTCGCCCATTCGTGGCAGCGTCGCATCGAATCAAGCGAGAAACGCGTCAGCCGCGAAGACGAGGCTTATCCGATGGGGTCCTCGGGAAAGAGCGAGGAGACAACAGCGGGACGAGAACGCAGGGCACGGAGGAGCGAAGAAAGCTTCCATCTTTGACAACAATGGCGGATAATTTCTCGCCTTACCGGTCCAATCGCCTGGATTTCGCTTCGATCAGGGGCGGTTGCTCTGCGCACTGCTCCGAGTACAGTACTGGTAGTGAGAGAAGGGGGGCAAAGGCTGTAAATAAAGGCAAATCTGCAGCCTAATTTTACGCATAATTTTCACCTTCCCCCCTACAATTTATGTTCCATTTGCAATAAAACTTCGAACCCATCAGAAAATTTCAGTATTACTACGCACCTACTGCCTACTCAACTTTCATAATTTCAAAAAACAAATATCACATTTCCATTAtattgttttttctttttaaatttttattttattcgtttaaaaatttattactcTCAATTTATACTCTCAAAACTAAATCTAAGCAAAGATGACTAAGAAGACTTACAGATATATTAGTTTGAATTTGAAATGATTTAAAGTTCTTGATAAATTCTgaatgttttaaattaaaattaatttacacttgaaagttattttattataTCTATATTCTGAGAGCTGAATTTAATAGttagaataataaatttttaaattataaagatTTGACAAAATTTATCacaaatatatattataaaatttaagGATACTTACTAATCAACATCagatcaaatttttaaattttcaaatgcaATAAATCCATTAGTCAATTTTGTTAAAAATTGAcggataaatttaaaaaaatcttaaatattttaaattaaaaataatatattcctgtaaatttttttaatatattcatgCCTTCGTATCTCAGTTCTACCCTGTAAAATTGACATCGATAAATTTTTGaaccaatttaaaaaaataataatatgaaaaaaaatagaacataGAAAAAATGGAGAGGGTATAACGAAAATATAAGAAAATTGGGTACATGAATTGGATAATATTAAACCTTTCTCAAGTGATAGTAAAATTATCAAAACGCCTCTCAAGTAAAAGGCTAGTGATagaattgagaaaaataaaagtaCCAAAATAGAACTAGAGAGAGGATTGGGGCAAGGAGTGTGAGTAGTCCCCACCATGGTCATGGATCCACCAACATGCCTTGTGGCAagcatgaaaaataatttcattcatttttttcgaattattttatttttaaaaaataaataatatggtGGATGTCATTTTATCCTTTCCATTCTTTTCACTTGTGGGTGCCAAAAATAGGTTTAGGGCACACCTCATCCAACCTTGCATGTTATGTTTAATTCGGTTAAATAGATGAAGCCAAACCCTCATTTAGCGTTTTGCATGAGTAGTGCTAACTTTTGAGTTAGGGGCGTAAGCAAGTTCAGCCAACTTAAATGTTGAagtgttcaagtttatttgataaggtaattaaGCGAAGTCAAATTCAAGTTTGGCTTACTTTATATTTTATAAGTTTGAGTTTGGCTCAAGCTTGATATGAACTTGATTCACTTAGATATTATCAGCTATCAAATaacttcaaatttatttgattgattaaaatttttacttatttgACTAACTATTGAGTTTAATAATTAAAACTtgcttattaattttaaatatttctttatttatttagtatgttgttaagagttttattaataaacatggttcatgaacaacgttgttcatgaacattaatgagtttcagctgtgtacctgcatttacctccctccatatacgtggtaccggctctaggggggccgctgatgtggcggttccacattttttattAATGAGCTGAatatgttcaagcttatttgtttagtttgtattcaaacttatttatttaattaattttgtatgtattaaataaaaataaataaattcttacaAAGCCAAACATTAAACTTACTCATGAACGTTCAGTTCATTTACCGTCCTACTTTGATTTATTGCTAGGGTTGACACTTTTCTATTTTCACATTAAATGTTCACCTAATTCCATTGTCCATGTTGATAAGTTTGATTTACAATATTAATTATTCTACATTTGTGGACTTTTCTTGAGTAAAAGTAGCGAGTTGATCAAATTGGATGAGCAATGGATAGGTTGGTAGGGGCATTTGGACTAAGTGGATTGGTAGAAATGGTTCATGGGATGTCTAGTTGGTTAAACGGTGGTAGATTTATTATAATGGAGTAGGAATCAATTTTCGACGGGAGCATACCCTCAGAAAAAAAACTCCTCTCACCCCTAACCACTTAGCGGTCACTATAAGCTGACTCTttaatttacctcccttcacattACCTAGGGGCAAGCTATAAGGGACACCTGGAATGAACCTAATCACTTTATGCTACAACAATTAGTAGAAATCGCTCATGTGTGGTATCTATATGAGTGGTTGGTCCTCGGGGCTATGTTGCTACGGTAGAACATCCAGGTTATTACACAGACACCCGTGGTTTGAATCCCAGCTAAGTTGTATTTGcagaaattttttctctaaattggggggggggggggggggggtataaCCAAAGGATGTTGTGTTTTTGAGTGACCGCCACATGCACTTCCCAATTTATCTTGGTTGCTAGTGGAAAACTTTCGTGGGGCCGGGTCGGTCACCCCTAGGGATAATGAGGCTAATTGAGATTTCACTTATAAGCCGGTCACCCCAGGGATAGTTAATGAAGCTAATTAGGATTACCATTTTTATATGAGTGGTTGCTCCAATAGGTCTTGGAATCAATTCCCAGCATGTGTAAAATACCTCGCTGAGTGCTTAATCTCTACGCTAGGGCAAATATCCCTAGTGATTTATCTCATTCCAGAGAATGTGGGGCCACCATCTAGGGACCACTAAGGTGATGACTTTATCTTTTGCTAAATCATTGCCTTTTAGCGGTTATGATGCAATGATAAGAGGTTAGACTAACTCCTTAAGCAACAAGGGGTTCAAATCTCACCCAAGCATACTACATTGGGGAGAGTTAGACCGTCCATCAGGATCCATTTTTGCTTTTCAATTTATTTTGATAGCCAATAAAAAACTTTCTTAAGGCCAAATTGATCATCTCTAGGACTAGTTAGATCGCACAAGTTGGATACTTGGatttataaaaacaaaaaaaaaaaaaatggtttgcACTATTAGATATAAAGAACCCATTGACTCATAAAAGAAATTGATCTATCAAATAGTTTGATAGAGTTAAGATTGTCAAATAATCtgattgaatatatatatatatatatatatatatatatatatataccccaaTATTTTTAGGTAAACTGTCCATTAAGTAAAATTATCTATTAATTCATCAAAATTATGACTCGATCTTTAAATGCtcagaaaattaagaaaatattttgtcATTACACCATTGTCTGGGGGCCACAAAGATCTTCTTTTTCACCTCATGGTATACTCCCTACCAAGATCAATCTATCATGCTAAATTTTCTTGATTAAATGATGAATTTATAATGGGCAAAATTCAATAGGGTATTCATCATTTGCGCTTTCTTTAGATGGACACctctttttctaaaaaaatcatGAGTGTCTCTCTATGCCTCTTTAAAGTGTCCTACTCAAAATACTTTTGCATTATTAGATCATTCAATCGTGTGAAAGCTAGCAACTAGTTTCTATAATTATAGAAGCTAACATTTACCTTCCAATGTGTAGAAGCTAACAATTAGCTTTACAAATACATTATCTAATTATTCAACCATGTTAAAGCTATATGTTAGCTTTTACAATTGTAGACGTTAGATGCTACCTTTTACAACATGTAGACATTGGCGGAGCCAGCCCGAGTGATCTACTCGGGCTACGGGCTGCGCCGACTACTTCGTCATCCGAGCTGCTCCCTTCTTctcttgtgtttttttttttttctttttctcaagGTAAACttcagattttttttcttcttggttGTCATTAGCTACTTGGGCTACAACCTTGGTAGCCTAAAGCGTGGCTCCGCCCATGCATGTAGAAGCTAGCAACTAGCTTCTACAACATGTAGAACCTAGCATCTAGCTTCTACAACgttgattttatattattttgatttagaTTTTTTGTGTGATAATctgattaaaataaatattttaatatgcAAATTAAACAATGAGGACTTCATGACACTCATTACATttcaaatgaacataatctaATTATAATCGAACGTTTAGAAACTAACATGTAATTTTTATAACATGTAGTAGAATGATGATGGCAAAAAGCGAATACGCTCAccccagtgcccccgccaacccatcccagggctaacacggaggaggtaaatcacgggcggctactagcctttggcaTGGTGACTAGCACATAGGGAaaacatttacctcgactttgccaaAATTCAAACCCCAgatctcatggtggcaacacctcatgtactAGCCACTAAACCGTCCCGAGGGGGCTAACATGTAGTAGAATGATGAACATGTTggacgttgcatcagttgcaatgTTAGAAAAATGAATGGATGCCCATTCACCTTAATCTTCCTCCAATGAATGTCATCAAAGCATTGATTTGGGTTGTAACTAATGCTTGCTTCTTATATAATATTGAAGCGTCCAAGAGCAATCCAAAGGTGGGTGAGTGCGACGGTGAGTAAAAGAGAACGTCCTGTGGtcgggatttggttcgtgaaaaATCTGAAGAGATTCCAAatgatgatcctctcgacgacaGTAGTAACATCTTCACCGCCATTTTCTTCGATTTCTTCTCGGGAGATCACTATGAGTATTTacaattttattttctatttatttaattttatgcatataatataattataatagGCAACAGAAcacccttttaatttttgcccaTCTATAACTATAATTATAAGGCACTACATAAAATCACAAAGAATTTATATTCAATTTCTATAATTAATCCTCTCCTCAATGATATTGAAATTACCCTGTGGTACGAGATTGAGGGTTGGGCTAATTTCTTGATGTACCCGCACCC contains:
- the LOC122008662 gene encoding uncharacterized protein LOC122008662 isoform X1, giving the protein MSLRIKAVVDKFVKELKEALDADIQDRIMKEREMQSYIEEREREVAEREAAWKAELSRREAEIARQEARLKMEKENLEKEKSVLMGTASNQDNLDGALEITVSGEKYRCLRFSKAKK
- the LOC122008662 gene encoding uncharacterized protein LOC122008662 isoform X3 → MSLRIKAVVDKFVKELKEALDADIQDRIMKEREMQSYIEEREREVAEREAAWKAELSRRELLLHRECPIIFMVQQANNQNLSSSWKLWPIIKIFSECNPINYCAHDVG
- the LOC122008662 gene encoding uncharacterized protein LOC122008662 isoform X2; its protein translation is MSLRIKAVVDKFVKELKEALDADIQDRIMKEREMQSYIEEREREVAEREAAWKAELSRRELLLHRECPIIFMVQQANNQNLSSSWKLWPIIKVDPFFFGFRGVELLFMSLCNSRN
- the LOC122008661 gene encoding plant intracellular Ras-group-related LRR protein 4-like, with the protein product MGSSWHSIDSVVEEIMKLHRSLPPRPGVDVVEAAMALVCNVEKEEKARIEAIERQNKGFEVPEELFFVLQEMQKNAVSYQSKEQKREALKLLDLENIHVLFDELIQRASSCVPSSSSSSTSVTSISKSSVAVSTANSKAPTNCSTSVSSVFYSEKEVGTGSSDRVSKDDSFLRKPKSHVDAIGNNLQMSRGSVSNLVNGQEGGSGEASGKLNIIKLASLIEVYARKHARELDLQNKLMDQIDWLPDSIGKLSDLVTLDVSENRLVALPGTIGGLSSLTRLDLHSNRIAQVPDSVGDLYGLVFLDMRGNQLTSLPSTFCKLVHLEELDLSSNQLSSLPDAFGCLTGLKKLNVETNDIEELPHMIGHCVALVELRADYNRLKCLPEAIGRLESLEVLSVRYNNIKGLPTTMASLSKLKELDVSFNELESIPESLCLATSLIKLNVGNNFADLQSLPRSIGNLELLEELDISNNQIRVLPDSFGLLSQLRVLHAEENPLEVPPRHIAELGAQAVVQYMAELVAKRDIRVQPVKSKMSWTQLCFFSRPPNKRKPLMAM